A section of the Mycolicibacterium anyangense genome encodes:
- the eccCa gene encoding type VII secretion protein EccCa yields the protein MSKRGFVRSTRVAAPSVPPARVVVAPPLALPEREPRNILLMIALPALLVGIIGTLVVMYTSGVRSLQSGFFPLIGLVGFGALMFSGRFGRGRRISWGEQEKQRRMYLRQLDEDRDEVQRAAQEQRRSQLFVHGDPQELDTIIGGPRMWERRPADPDFLDVRLGIGVQSTADSAVSLQWPEVPVGEELEPVTGRALRDFILEQSKIRGIGKVLSLRSKPGFSFVGEDPAELHAFMRAVLCSLAVYHSPSDIKLMVVTRHPELWSWLVWLPHNQHDEMFDACGMRRLVFTSPTELEDALDSELHRKGRGPWTPPSGSSPTTMLSPMEAAAAGSALGPHWVIVDDNVGTPEQWEGVTGQKGMAGITVLRLATRPGIGVGFSDDDERFELREGRLNHRKSFYAVADMLAESTADRYARAVARWSPMTAGELSETDSQGGELLRALGINDPRKLDVDRLWAESRGRGDPRWAMIPVGVKPGGELQHVILRAKDFGGFGFHSVVIGTSGSGKSEYFLSLCNGIALTHSPETFNVIFVDMKFESAAQDLEGLPHVAGSLSNLGKDDRHLAERMRKAIDGEIARRYRLFKDAGARDANEYEEMRLAGRDLEPVPILLVIIDEYLELFHNHPEWIDLVIHIGQEGRGCNVFFTLGGQRLDLSSLSKAKSNIAFRVALRAETAEDSRDVIGSDAALHLPSKQNGYALLKVGPRDLEQFRCFYVSAPFVVPKKQVATDTTVDVSFTQPRPLTWEYQPLSVEDSAALESADAPEEPDEFVYHADGFKKKKLLDVIRESLVSHPARAPHQIWLPPLEVSETADALVQRWRGKPWWTDYGQNPGLVFPVGIEDYPEDHAQRVHVIDAEMDNIMVVATAQRGKSTTLMTLMTSAALMYRPERVTFFCMGASLYPVEELPHVAGVVSLTDTEGVSRTLATIEGIIRAREASFKRYQIDISEFRERRFGAGGGGGTDLEDKFGDVFLVIDNFGDLYDKDNAMGDRAIAIARQGLSYGVHVATSASGWLVGQKQALLNVANARIQLRLSNPDETQMGTGMDHRRAARQTLDRPGFGVTRLGQELLVGVPEIVGPDGARVSTRQIGSIIAAQTGAGKVETLARLPERIALREIVAAYAATADSDALDIPFAMGESALQSVALPSRLAPNLLVVGRQGCGKTSTLAAFGQSIAARLSPEQAQITIIDPKTSLIGKVRGPHVRAYAYTPDDIDAVLAELAEMMRDRLPPSGLSQEELLTRSTWTGPQHYVLIDDEQELRTTAAVGKPAATAPLWPLIERSREIGLHVIAARLPGNWAGVSAMSPFLQKLTGSRAPTLFMDNDPQTVKVFGRTSAQQLPPGRGLLVTTDGVMEGVLVGTPD from the coding sequence GTGTCGAAGAGGGGATTTGTCCGCAGCACGCGGGTGGCTGCGCCGAGTGTGCCCCCGGCCCGCGTGGTGGTGGCGCCGCCGCTGGCTCTGCCGGAACGGGAACCACGCAACATCCTGCTGATGATCGCGTTGCCCGCCCTTCTGGTCGGCATCATCGGCACGCTCGTCGTGATGTACACCTCCGGTGTCCGTTCGTTGCAGTCCGGCTTCTTCCCCCTCATCGGACTGGTGGGGTTCGGTGCCCTGATGTTCAGCGGCCGGTTCGGCCGTGGCCGCCGGATCAGCTGGGGCGAGCAGGAGAAGCAGCGCCGGATGTACCTGCGCCAGCTCGACGAGGACCGCGACGAAGTCCAGCGCGCGGCCCAGGAGCAGCGCCGCAGCCAGCTGTTCGTGCACGGCGATCCCCAGGAGCTCGACACGATCATCGGCGGCCCGCGGATGTGGGAACGTCGTCCGGCCGATCCGGACTTCCTCGATGTCCGTCTCGGCATCGGCGTGCAGTCCACCGCCGACTCGGCGGTGTCGCTGCAGTGGCCGGAGGTCCCGGTGGGCGAGGAGCTCGAACCGGTGACCGGACGCGCATTGCGCGACTTCATATTGGAGCAGAGCAAGATTCGCGGTATCGGCAAGGTACTGAGCTTGCGTTCCAAGCCGGGCTTCAGCTTTGTCGGTGAGGATCCCGCCGAACTCCATGCCTTCATGCGTGCGGTGCTGTGCTCGCTGGCGGTCTACCACAGCCCGAGTGACATCAAGCTGATGGTGGTCACCCGTCACCCTGAACTGTGGTCGTGGCTGGTGTGGTTGCCGCATAACCAACACGACGAGATGTTCGACGCCTGCGGCATGCGCCGGCTGGTGTTCACCTCGCCGACCGAACTCGAAGACGCGCTCGATTCGGAGCTGCACCGCAAGGGCCGCGGGCCGTGGACCCCGCCGAGCGGTTCGAGCCCGACCACCATGCTCTCACCGATGGAGGCGGCCGCTGCCGGATCCGCGCTGGGCCCGCACTGGGTGATCGTCGACGACAACGTCGGCACCCCCGAGCAGTGGGAAGGCGTCACCGGGCAGAAGGGCATGGCCGGTATCACGGTGCTGCGCTTGGCCACCCGGCCTGGTATCGGCGTCGGGTTCTCCGACGACGACGAACGTTTCGAATTACGTGAAGGCCGCCTGAACCACCGGAAGTCCTTCTACGCCGTTGCCGACATGCTCGCCGAGAGCACCGCCGACCGCTATGCCCGTGCCGTGGCCCGGTGGTCGCCGATGACCGCAGGAGAGCTGTCCGAGACGGACAGCCAAGGCGGTGAGCTCTTGCGTGCCTTGGGAATCAACGATCCGCGCAAACTCGACGTCGACCGGCTGTGGGCAGAAAGCCGCGGCCGCGGCGACCCGCGGTGGGCGATGATCCCGGTCGGCGTCAAGCCGGGCGGCGAATTGCAGCATGTGATCCTGCGCGCCAAGGACTTCGGTGGCTTTGGCTTCCACTCGGTGGTGATCGGCACGTCGGGTTCGGGTAAATCCGAGTACTTCTTGTCGCTGTGCAACGGGATCGCGCTGACCCACTCGCCGGAGACCTTCAACGTCATCTTCGTCGACATGAAGTTCGAGTCGGCGGCCCAGGACCTCGAAGGCCTGCCGCACGTCGCGGGTTCGTTGTCCAACCTGGGCAAGGACGACCGCCACCTGGCCGAACGGATGCGCAAGGCCATCGACGGCGAAATTGCCCGCAGGTATCGGCTTTTCAAGGATGCCGGGGCGCGCGATGCCAACGAATACGAAGAGATGCGGCTGGCCGGCCGGGATCTGGAGCCGGTGCCGATCCTGCTCGTCATCATCGACGAATACCTGGAGTTGTTCCACAACCATCCGGAGTGGATCGATCTGGTGATCCACATCGGTCAGGAAGGGCGCGGCTGCAACGTCTTCTTTACCCTCGGCGGTCAGCGCCTGGACCTGTCCTCGTTGAGCAAGGCCAAGAGCAACATCGCCTTCCGCGTCGCTTTGCGTGCCGAGACCGCCGAGGACTCACGCGATGTCATCGGCAGCGATGCCGCGCTGCACCTGCCGTCCAAGCAGAATGGTTACGCCCTGCTCAAGGTCGGACCACGCGACCTGGAACAGTTCCGCTGCTTCTACGTCTCGGCGCCGTTCGTGGTGCCCAAGAAGCAGGTGGCCACCGACACGACCGTCGACGTCAGCTTCACCCAGCCGCGACCGCTGACCTGGGAGTACCAACCGTTGTCGGTGGAGGACAGCGCAGCGCTGGAGTCGGCTGACGCGCCGGAGGAGCCCGACGAATTCGTCTATCACGCAGACGGTTTCAAGAAGAAGAAGCTGCTCGACGTGATCCGCGAGTCGCTGGTCTCCCATCCCGCCCGGGCACCGCACCAGATCTGGTTGCCTCCGCTGGAGGTCAGCGAGACCGCGGACGCGCTGGTGCAACGGTGGCGTGGCAAGCCGTGGTGGACGGATTACGGGCAGAACCCGGGACTGGTGTTCCCGGTCGGTATCGAGGATTACCCCGAAGACCATGCCCAGCGGGTGCACGTGATCGATGCGGAGATGGACAACATCATGGTGGTGGCCACCGCGCAGCGCGGTAAGTCCACGACGTTGATGACCCTGATGACGTCCGCGGCACTGATGTACCGGCCGGAGCGGGTGACGTTCTTCTGCATGGGCGCTTCGCTGTACCCGGTCGAAGAGTTGCCGCATGTGGCCGGCGTGGTCAGCCTGACCGACACCGAGGGTGTGTCGCGCACACTGGCCACCATAGAGGGGATCATCCGAGCCCGCGAGGCCTCGTTCAAGCGCTACCAGATCGACATCTCGGAGTTCCGTGAGCGGCGCTTCGGCGCGGGCGGTGGCGGCGGTACCGACCTCGAGGACAAGTTCGGTGACGTCTTCCTGGTGATCGACAACTTCGGTGACCTCTACGACAAGGACAACGCGATGGGCGATCGTGCGATCGCCATCGCCCGCCAGGGGCTGTCCTACGGGGTCCACGTGGCCACCAGTGCCAGTGGTTGGCTGGTGGGGCAGAAGCAGGCCCTGCTGAACGTCGCCAACGCGAGAATTCAACTGCGACTGAGCAATCCGGACGAAACCCAGATGGGGACCGGAATGGATCATCGCCGTGCCGCCCGACAGACACTGGACCGGCCCGGCTTCGGCGTCACCCGCCTGGGCCAGGAGCTTCTGGTCGGCGTGCCGGAGATCGTCGGGCCCGATGGCGCGCGGGTGAGCACGCGCCAGATCGGTTCGATCATCGCCGCCCAGACCGGCGCCGGCAAGGTCGAGACGTTGGCTCGGCTGCCTGAGCGCATCGCGCTGCGTGAGATCGTTGCGGCCTACGCTGCGACCGCCGACAGCGACGCGCTCGACATCCCGTTCGCGATGGGGGAGAGCGCCCTGCAGTCGGTGGCGCTGCCGAGCCGCCTGGCTCCCAACCTGTTGGTCGTCGGCCGCCAGGGGTGCGGCAAGACCAGCACGCTGGCCGCGTTCGGCCAGTCGATCGCTGCACGGCTGTCGCCGGAACAGGCGCAGATCACCATCATCGACCCAAAGACCAGCCTGATCGGCAAGGTCCGGGGACCACATGTTCGCGCCTATGCCTACACCCCCGACGATATCGACGCGGTGCTGGCCGAACTGGCCGAGATGATGCGCGACCGGCTTCCTCCGTCGGGCTTGAGCCAGGAGGAACTGCTCACCAGGTCCACCTGGACCGGGCCACAGCACTACGTGCTGATCGACGACGAGCAGGAATTGCGCACCACCGCGGCCGTCGGCAAGCCTGCTGCTACGGCGCCGCTGTGGCCGCTGATCGAACGCAGCCGGGAGATCGGTTTGCACGTGATCGCCGCCCGGCTGCCGGGCAACTGGGCGGGTGTGTCAGCGATGAGCCCGTTCCTGCAGAAGCTCACCGGCTCGCGGGCGCCAACGTTGTTCATGGACAACGACCCGCAGACCGTCAAGGTGTTCGGCCGTACCAGCGCTCAGCAACTTCCGCCGGGTCGCGGCCTGCTGGTGACCACGGACGGAGTGATGGAAGGAGTGCTGGTCGGAACACCGGACTGA
- the eccB gene encoding type VII secretion protein EccB — MPLNLSNRDQNSGHLFYNRRLRAAITRFSVRMKHDDRKQQAAVALSLVFVLIGCGWMALLHFMKPAGLVGQSAIIGNRDTGALYAKIDGRLYPAQNLTSARLATGNSAAPTWVNAKEIAKYPTGPMIGIPGIPDDLSIAANSISAWSLCDTAPTRGSGQPPVVTAIAGELSPGDRADAMKSNEAILATHGDSTYLIWNGQRTQIDPADRSVTFNLGLDPGTTRPIQLSNALFDAMPATEPLVVPVIPEAGSPSRWLPDSVVGRVLETKDANGAVSGFYVLLPNGVQKITGFVADLLRTADSQGATSPQLISPDKLVNIPEVSVLNVDFYPGGKLDFVDTDADPVTCVGWKKQTTDRQATVTFFSGRGLPTPQALDSHIVRLVRDANDPESFEANQTLILPGAANFVASTSGVITSDTRESLFWVSPQGVRYGIEWDQSTLQALGLDPGRAVQAPWPILRTFAPGPAIDRASALLARDTIDAVGAVAPVAANQQNAGG; from the coding sequence GTGCCGCTGAATCTGTCGAACCGGGATCAGAACTCGGGCCACCTGTTCTACAACCGCAGATTGCGGGCCGCGATCACGCGGTTCTCGGTGCGGATGAAGCATGACGACCGCAAGCAGCAGGCCGCGGTGGCGTTGTCGCTCGTCTTCGTGCTGATCGGGTGCGGATGGATGGCGCTGCTGCACTTCATGAAGCCGGCCGGTCTGGTGGGACAGTCCGCCATCATCGGCAATCGCGACACCGGCGCGCTGTACGCCAAGATCGACGGCCGGCTCTACCCGGCGCAGAACCTGACATCCGCTCGGCTGGCGACTGGGAATTCGGCGGCACCGACGTGGGTCAATGCCAAGGAGATCGCGAAGTATCCGACCGGCCCGATGATCGGTATCCCGGGCATCCCCGACGACTTGAGTATCGCGGCCAACTCGATCTCGGCCTGGTCGCTGTGCGATACCGCCCCGACGCGCGGCAGTGGGCAGCCCCCGGTGGTGACGGCCATCGCCGGCGAACTGTCGCCGGGCGACCGCGCCGATGCGATGAAGAGCAATGAGGCGATTCTGGCCACCCACGGTGACAGCACTTACCTGATCTGGAATGGCCAACGGACCCAGATCGATCCGGCGGACCGGTCGGTGACCTTCAACCTGGGGCTGGATCCGGGCACCACCCGCCCGATCCAGCTGTCCAATGCCCTCTTCGACGCGATGCCTGCCACCGAACCACTGGTCGTGCCGGTCATTCCCGAAGCAGGTTCACCGTCGCGCTGGCTGCCGGACTCGGTGGTGGGCCGGGTCTTGGAGACCAAGGATGCCAACGGAGCGGTCAGCGGCTTCTATGTGCTGCTGCCCAACGGCGTCCAGAAGATCACCGGTTTTGTGGCCGATCTGCTGCGGACCGCAGACAGCCAGGGAGCCACCAGCCCGCAGCTGATCTCACCGGACAAACTCGTCAACATCCCCGAAGTCAGCGTCCTCAACGTTGATTTCTACCCCGGCGGGAAGCTGGATTTCGTCGACACCGACGCGGATCCCGTGACGTGTGTCGGCTGGAAGAAGCAGACCACCGACCGGCAGGCCACGGTGACGTTCTTCAGCGGGCGCGGATTGCCCACACCGCAGGCGCTGGATTCACACATCGTGCGACTGGTGCGCGACGCCAACGACCCGGAATCGTTCGAGGCCAACCAGACCCTGATCCTGCCGGGTGCGGCGAACTTCGTCGCCTCCACCTCCGGTGTCATCACCTCCGATACACGCGAGAGCCTGTTCTGGGTGTCTCCGCAGGGTGTTCGGTACGGCATCGAGTGGGACCAGAGCACACTGCAGGCCCTCGGGCTGGACCCCGGCCGTGCCGTGCAGGCGCCCTGGCCGATCCTGCGGACCTTCGCGCCCGGGCCGGCGATCGACCGGGCCAGCGCACTGCTGGCCCGCGACACCATCGACGCGGTCGGGGCGGTCGCTCCGGTCGCTGCCAATCAACAGAACGCGGGAGGGTAG
- a CDS encoding DUF5631 domain-containing protein, translated as MAKFGRNSARQRLRKATRQALSIPTFDTPADCTPWVIGGLWPAELETVTRETAVVAEYLKNDLQRIANSANERLRAVQFAGYSEDARRAEEARIINVARAFAVLRVESTVRQLRNEASVFGVEYASLTAAPQPPPLPQPTFDATELIDFSEEAAAVEESAPEIAPPAPEPEPVPAAEPTPYEVTEAETDEQRLAGLLEFVARQEPGLRWAVGDRADGTTVVVTDLAHGWIPSGIELPDGVDLLAPATRGGRVGDLLGEVVRSAVYHPGDPFTPARGRPVAVSPRARRLAEVDDLGWKLGEATHWRDGLPRIVHTLARAGAARTGVVEAEVDVLKVHSDTARYQLLAQYPDVDAALLSNCLLLAATEAIAVGDEVSANYHYAWFEALNAPSRSQWSEQT; from the coding sequence GTGGCTAAGTTCGGCCGGAACTCGGCACGTCAGCGCCTGCGCAAGGCGACGCGTCAGGCGCTGTCCATCCCGACCTTCGACACTCCCGCCGACTGCACTCCGTGGGTGATCGGCGGCCTGTGGCCCGCCGAACTGGAAACCGTCACCCGCGAGACGGCGGTGGTCGCCGAGTACCTGAAGAACGATCTGCAGCGCATCGCGAACTCGGCCAACGAGCGCTTGCGCGCCGTGCAGTTCGCCGGCTACTCCGAGGATGCCCGCCGGGCCGAAGAGGCCCGCATCATCAATGTGGCGCGCGCCTTCGCGGTGTTGCGGGTGGAGTCCACGGTGCGCCAATTGCGCAACGAGGCTTCGGTTTTCGGTGTCGAGTACGCCAGCTTGACGGCCGCGCCGCAACCGCCGCCACTACCGCAGCCCACTTTCGACGCCACTGAGCTGATCGACTTCAGCGAGGAAGCCGCCGCCGTCGAGGAGTCCGCGCCCGAGATCGCGCCGCCTGCACCGGAGCCCGAACCGGTGCCTGCGGCCGAACCCACGCCCTACGAGGTCACCGAGGCCGAAACTGACGAGCAGCGACTGGCCGGGCTTCTCGAGTTCGTGGCGCGTCAGGAACCGGGACTGCGCTGGGCCGTCGGGGACCGCGCCGACGGCACGACCGTTGTGGTCACCGATCTTGCGCATGGCTGGATCCCGTCCGGGATCGAGCTACCCGATGGCGTTGACCTGCTGGCGCCCGCCACCCGCGGTGGACGGGTGGGTGACCTGCTGGGCGAGGTCGTCCGTTCGGCCGTCTATCACCCTGGCGATCCGTTCACCCCGGCACGCGGGCGTCCTGTTGCCGTCTCACCCAGGGCCCGGCGGCTGGCCGAGGTCGACGATCTCGGCTGGAAACTGGGCGAGGCGACGCACTGGCGCGATGGTTTGCCACGAATCGTCCACACCCTGGCAAGGGCGGGTGCCGCCCGAACCGGTGTGGTCGAGGCCGAGGTGGATGTGCTGAAGGTGCATTCCGACACCGCCCGCTATCAGCTGCTCGCGCAGTATCCCGACGTGGATGCGGCGTTGCTGAGCAACTGCCTGTTGCTGGCCGCCACCGAGGCAATCGCCGTCGGTGACGAGGTCTCGGCCAACTATCACTATGCCTGGTTCGAGGCGCTGAACGCGCCTTCGCGGAGCCAGTGGAGTGAGCAGACGTGA
- a CDS encoding DUF2710 family protein: MPRDGSGDDLAEKDLVEAVLRELSEAADRWEALVAQAEGVTFSVDLGDVHAVVNADGKLVELTLHPAVTTEYTHGELSERLNLAFAALREEAEADNQIRYGGGLR; this comes from the coding sequence GTGCCCCGGGATGGTAGTGGTGACGACCTTGCCGAGAAGGATCTCGTCGAGGCGGTTCTGCGTGAACTCAGTGAGGCGGCAGACCGATGGGAAGCCCTCGTTGCGCAGGCGGAGGGCGTCACGTTCAGCGTGGACCTCGGTGACGTCCATGCGGTGGTCAACGCCGACGGCAAACTTGTCGAGCTGACTCTGCACCCCGCAGTCACCACCGAGTACACCCACGGCGAGCTGAGCGAGCGCCTGAACCTGGCGTTCGCTGCGCTGCGTGAAGAGGCCGAGGCGGACAACCAGATCCGATACGGCGGCGGCCTGCGATGA